The DNA window GCGCCGGGGCGGTGTCGTCGCCTTCGCCGGGCTGATGGAGACATGGTCCTCGGCCGATGGCTCAGAGGTCGACACCGGTGCGATCCTGACGACATCAGCCAGTGCGGGTATCTCCGCGATCCACGACCGCATGCCAGTCGTCATCAAGCCCGAGGACTTCTCGCGCTGGCTCGATTGCAAGACGCAGGAGCCGCGCGAGGTGGACGACCTGATGCAGTCTCCTCAGGGCGATTTCTTCGAGGCCATACCGGTTTCAGACAAGGTCAACAAGGTTGCCAATATGGGACCGGACCTGCAGGAGCCGGTCGTCAGCGAAAGAACGCTTCCGGCGCCCGAAAAACAAAGGCCGGACATTGGCCAGCTGAGCTTTTTCTGAATGATATAGGCCACTTCCGGCACGGCGGCCTGGTCGGCTCATCGGCGATGCCGAAAGCCGGAACGTGAAGCACGGACGACTGCTGTTCGAAGTTCGGCGCCTCAAGCGGATTTCTTGACACTGTCCGGCTTGTTCTTTGCCATCAGCGATGCCGCGGCAACGGCCTTCAAGCCGACCGGGCGATAGTTGGCGGCGAGGTCTGGCTTGACCGTCTGCGGTTCGCCCGTACTGTTCTTCTTCGAAGTCACGATACTCTCCTTGCGTGTTGCTTCCCTGGGTATTGTGAATTTTTGCTGTTTGGTCGGAAATAGCGACAAAACGGCGGCGTCGCCTATCAGGATTTATGAACGCCCACCATAATTCGCGAGGCTTAACTGAAGCCTACGTTGGTTAATACTTACTGAAGGGAGCTGTTCCGAAAAAACCGCAGAGCGGTTTGCCCGGGCAAACGCGCAGAGTTCATCCGGCTACAGGTGAGAGCAGGGAGAGAGAAGCATTTCCGGCCAGTTAGGATCCGGAATGCGCGAATGTCAGATGTGCCGGCCGATATCGTCGTCGCCGACGCCAGGTTCCTCGATCGTCAGGGTTCCATATTTCCGCTGCCACTTCCGCGCCCCGAAGGGAAGCGATACGAGATAGGCGGCAACGGTAAAGACCATGACCTCCCAAGTGTAGCTCATCAGCAGAGCCACATAGAGCACGACGCCGAGCATCATCGGCAGCACAAGATCGCGCCGCAGCTTGTTGCCTTCTGATTTGCCCGACCAAACCGGTAGCCGGCTGATTAGCAGGAAGGCAATGGCGACGGTATAGATTGAAGAGAGGTAGGCGAAGGTGCGGTCCGTCGCCAGACCGAGGAAGCCGAGATAGACCGGCAGCAGCACCAGCATGGCGCCGGCAGGCGCCGGCACGCCGACGAAATATTCCGATTGCCAGCTGGCCTTGTTTTCGCGTTCGGCCATCACATTGAAGCGGGCAAGGCGAAGCCCCGCGGCGATCGCATAGATCAAGGCGGCGATCCAGCCGAGCGAACGAGCCTGATCGAGAGCAAAAACATATACGACGAGCGCGGGCGCGACGCCGAAATTGACGATATCGGCAAGCGAATCCATCTGCCCGCCGAATTTCGAGGTCGCCTTCATCAGCCGCGCCACGCGCCCGTCAATCCCGTCGAGGAATGCAGCGAGCAGCACCATAGCGACCGCGAGCTCGTAACGGTTCTCGAAAGCGAGCCGGATGCCGGTCAACCCCGCGCAGATCGCCAGAATGGTGATGAGGTTTGGAAAGACGAGGCGGAAGGGGATCTCGCGCAGGCGCGGACCGCGGGCTGAATCATCCGGCCCGTTTGGCTCGAAAGGCGGAAAGGGTGTTTCCATGTCACTTCCAATCGTTCCTAGAGCAACTTCGCCAAAGGCGCGGTGGTTCCATGCTTTAGCTGCGGCGGCTGATGACGGGGCCCTTGGCCGAGGCGAATTCGGCGATGACCGTCTCCCCGGCAATCGCCGTCTGGCCGAGCGAAACGCGTGGTGCCGCGCCGGCGGGCAGGAACACGTCGAGTCGCGAGCCGAAACGGATCAGTCCGAAGCGTTCGCCGGCGTCCAGAGGCTCGTTGGTGTTTGCCCAGCAGAGGATACGCCGCGCCACCAGGCCGGCAATCTGTACGACACCGATCTGGCCGTGCCGGGTTTCGATCACCAGTCCGTTGCGCTCGTTGTCTTCGCTGGCCTTGTCGAGCTCGGCGTTGACGAAGCTGCCGGAGCGGTAGTTTATGCTGACGATGCGCCCGCGCATCGGCGCCCGGTTCACATGGCAGTTGAAGACGTTCATGAAGACCGAGATGCGCAGCATCGGCTCCGAGCCGAGGTCGAGCTCCGCCGGCGGGGTCACCATCTGGATCGCCGAGACCCTGCCGTCGGCCGGAGAGATCACGAGATCGTCGTCCTGCGGGGTCACCCGCTCGGGATCACGGAAGAAATAGGCGCACCAGAGCGTAAAGATCATACCGATCCAGAAGAGCGGCTCGAAGATCCAGCCAAGGACCAGCGACGCGACGAAGAAGGCGGCGACGAAGGGATAACCCTCCTTGTGCACGGGCACGATCGTGTTGCGAACCGTGTTGAACAGGCTCATGGCTGCCGGTCTCCTTGCTTTTCGTTTTTTGCTGGTTAGCGAAAAACCAGCTCTTGAGCAATGCCGCGGCTCTGGCCCTGGTTCCGACGTCACGGTTCTGAACAACAAAAGCCGGTAACGCTACCCAGTCACCAGCGTAAATGTGGAATCGCTAACGTTTTGACCCCACTTTGACCTTTTAACCGCCGTGGGCCTGATGCGGACATCAGACGATTGCAGAACTCGGTCGCTCGCACACGGATTTTGCGACAAGAATTCCTCTCATTTTTTTGATGGCTGAGGTCAGTCGTTGAACCCGGGATTTCCGCAGCAGCAGAAAGCTTCCTCGAAATAGCTTGCGAATCGCATAAGTGTGTGCTTATGTGTCCGCATGGTTGAGAATGACTTTTTCCGAGCTTTGGCAGACCCGACCCGCCGTGCGATCTTTGAGAAACTGGCGGCAGGGAGCATGAACGCTAGTGCCCTGCGCGAGGGCATGGAGATTAGCCAGCCGGCGATGTCGCAACACCTCGCAGTTCTGCGAAGTGCAAAGCTCGTGAGGGAACAACGACAGGGTCGTTTCGTGAATTACGAAGTCAACCCCGATGGGTTGGCTCTCATCGCCCAGTGGCTCGCAAAATACCGCGCCTATTGGCCGGAGCGTATCGCAGCACTCAAAGTCTTGCTGAAGGACATGGATCAATGAACGAAGGGAAGACCAAGGAGCAGGATAGCGGCGTCGAGTTGGAGTTTGACTTGGGCGATCCACCGCAAAAGGTCTGGCGCGCCGTCACCATTCCCGAACTTCGGGAAAGGTGGTTGCCGAAGGAAGCATTGGCTGATCCCGATGCGATCACCGTCACCCCCGGCCAGGAAGTTCGCTACAAACTGCGTGACGAAAACCCGCCTTTCGTTGAAAGCACCGTGACGTTCACGATCACCCCGAATGCCACTGGCGGCACCTGCCTTCGGATCGTCCACGAACTGACGGACGCAAGATTCGATGGAATGGCAAGAGCGCCGGCCAACAGCAACAGCCCGCTCCTCATGCTCGCCGCCTGACACGGCAAGCCTTCCCCTTAAATTCTGAAAGTCTGGAGGTCGCCGATGCGCGAAGCGATGCAACTCGTCCCTATGGTCATAGAACAGTCCAGCCGCGGGGAGCGATCCTTTGATATCTATTCCCGGCTTCTGCGCGAGCGGATTATCTTCCTCAATGGCGAGGTCAACGATACCGTTTCGGCGCTCGTCTGCGCGCAACTGCTGTTTCTGGAAGGGGAGAACCCCAACAAGCCGATCAACCTCTATATCAATTCGCCGGGCGGCGTCGTGACCAGCGGCCTAGCCATGTACGACACCATGCGCTTCATCCATGCGCCGGTTCATACACTTTGCATGGGGACGGCCCGTTCAATGGGATCGTTCCTGCTGATGGCAGGCGAACCCGGCGAAAGAGCCGCATTACCCAATGCCAGCATCCTCATCCACCAGCCCTCCGGCGGCTTTCAAGGTCAGGCTTCCGACATGCTGATTCATGCCGAGGAAATTTTAAAGACCAAGCAGCGCATGACGCGGCTCTACGCGGAGCATTGCGGACGGCCGTACGAAGACTTTGAGCGCGGGATGGATCGCGACCGCTTTATGACGGCGGAGGAAGCGCTTGAATGGGGTCTTATAGACCGTATTCTGAAGGTTCGGGAAGACACGATCAGCCTATAAGCCTTGCCGAAATTTTGATTAAAGCGACACTTGCTTTCTCAATTTCTGCGATGTCACAGAATTGGGGGCGGCCTATGGCCGCGCTTTGGCGCATAGTTGCCATCGTGCTTCAAGGGGAAACGCTACCGCCTCCCGCTTCAGCCTGCCGGGGCAAGCCGCGTGACCACGCCCATCTCGTCGCTTTCGCGCACCTGCTTCAAATGCTCCTCGGCCTGTGTCGCCTCGCGCTGACGATTCCACATCGAGGCGTAGAGGCCGTTCCTTTCAAGCAGGGCGGCATGCGTGCCGCGCTCGGCGATCTCGCCGCTTTTGAGCACGATGATCTCGTCGGCGCCGATGACGGTAGAAAGCCGGTGGGCGATAACCAAGGTCGTCCGGTTCTTCGAGACCACGTCGAGGGCTGTCTGGATTTCTCGTTCCGTGGTCGTGTCGAGGGCTGATGTCGCCTCGTCGAGGATCAGGATCGGCGGTGCCTTCAGGATGGTGCGGGCGATCGCCACACGCTGCTTCTCGCCGCCGGAAAGCTTGAGCCCGCGCTCGCCGACCTTGGTATCGAAGCCTTCTGGCAGCGCCTCGATGAAATGGGCGATCTGCGCCACCTCAGCCGCTGCAAACACCTCGCTATCGCTCGCCGATGTGCGGCCGTAGCGGATATTGTAGGCCACAGTGTCGTTGAACAGCACCGTATCCTGCGGCACCATCCCGATCACCGAGCGCAGGCTCTTCTGCGTCACCGTGCGGATATCCTGGCCGTCGATGGTGATCGTGCCGCTCTGGATATCGTAGAAACGGTAGAGCAGCCGCGACAGCGTCGATTTGCCGGCACCCGACGGCCCGACGACGGCGACCGTCTTGCCGGCCGGCACGTCGAATGAAATGCCTTTGAGGATCGGACGGGCCTGGTCGTAGGCGAAGTGCACGTCCTTGAAGGAGATCGCACCTTTGCCGATACTGAGCTCTGTGGCATCGGGCGCGTCCTTGACCTCGGCCTTCACCTCGAGCAGGTCGAACATCTGCTCGATGTCGGTCAAGCCCTGGCGGATTTCGCGGTAGACGAAACCGATGAAGTTAAGCGGTACGGAAAGCTGCAGCAGCATCGAATTGACGAAGACGAAGTCACCGATCGTCTGCTCACCACGCTGCACCGCCAGCGCCGACAGTACCAGCATGATGGTCGTGCCGATGCCAAAAATGACGCCTTGGCCGAAGTTCAGCCAGCCGAGCGACGTCCAGACATCTGTCGCCGCCTTCTCGTAGCGCTCCATGGATTTGTCGAAGCGTTTGGCCTCCATCTCCTCGTTGCCGAAATATTTGACGGTCTCGAAATTGAGGAGGGAGTCGATCGCCTTGGTGTTGGCGTCGGTGTCGCTGTCGTTCATCGACCGGCGAATGGCGATGCGCCAGTCGGATGCGCGGATCGTGAACCAGATGTAGGCCCAGACGGTAAAGGCGGTGATGGCAAGATAGGAGAAGCCGTAGCCCCACCAGAAAATCACCGCCGTCAACAGGAATTCGATGACGGTCGGAACGGAATTGAGGATCGTGAAACGCACGATGGTCTCGATGCCCTTGGTGCCGCGCTCGATGATGCGCGACAGCCCGCCGGTCTTGCGCTCCAGATGGAAGCGCAGCGACAACTCGTGCATATGCACGAATGTCTTGTAGGCGAGTTGGCGCACCGCATGTTGCCCGACACTGGCAAAGAGCGCGTCGCGCAGTTGATTGAGCCCGAGCTGGATCAGCCGGGTAACGTTATAGGCGATGACAAGAGCGATGGCCCCGGCAAGGAGCGGCGGTACCGCGCCGACAAGGTCGATCTTGCCGTTCAACGCATCGGTTGACCACTTGAAGAAATAGGGAACAAGTAGCAGGACGAACTTGGAGATCAGCAGATAGACCGACGCCCAGACGACACGCATCTTGAGGTCGGTTCGCCCGGCCGGCCACATATAGGGCCAGAGGTTGAAAAGCGTCTGCAGTAAATGTGATTCCGAGACTGTCTTGCCGTTTGCCATGCCGTATCTCCAGTCCGGATGCTTCAATTCGATGTCCGACAAGGCGTGGAGCAGGTCCGCGCCTGAAGCGCCTGTCCAACTCCCCGAACCGCCACCGCCAGATAGGGTGTGGGCCCGACGAATACAACACATGCGGAGTTGAGGAAAAGCGAAGCCGGGCGCTTCTTCCGCCCGGCTTCGTCGTGTCGCATGGCAGCGCCATGCGTCTTATCGGAACGCAAAGGACCCGCAACATTCCAATCCATGCATCATGCTTTCCGAAAATGGATTCCGATCTTCGGGCCGATGCGCTGAATGCAGCGTTTTAGAGGTGCTGCTTGGAGAGCCGTTTGCGGTGCAACTCCTCGGCGTTCGGCAGCGCG is part of the Rhizobium bangladeshense genome and encodes:
- a CDS encoding ArsR/SmtB family transcription factor encodes the protein MVENDFFRALADPTRRAIFEKLAAGSMNASALREGMEISQPAMSQHLAVLRSAKLVREQRQGRFVNYEVNPDGLALIAQWLAKYRAYWPERIAALKVLLKDMDQ
- a CDS encoding SRPBCC family protein, whose product is MNEGKTKEQDSGVELEFDLGDPPQKVWRAVTIPELRERWLPKEALADPDAITVTPGQEVRYKLRDENPPFVESTVTFTITPNATGGTCLRIVHELTDARFDGMARAPANSNSPLLMLAA
- a CDS encoding ATP-dependent Clp protease proteolytic subunit → MREAMQLVPMVIEQSSRGERSFDIYSRLLRERIIFLNGEVNDTVSALVCAQLLFLEGENPNKPINLYINSPGGVVTSGLAMYDTMRFIHAPVHTLCMGTARSMGSFLLMAGEPGERAALPNASILIHQPSGGFQGQASDMLIHAEEILKTKQRMTRLYAEHCGRPYEDFERGMDRDRFMTAEEALEWGLIDRILKVREDTISL
- the pssA gene encoding CDP-diacylglycerol--serine O-phosphatidyltransferase — its product is METPFPPFEPNGPDDSARGPRLREIPFRLVFPNLITILAICAGLTGIRLAFENRYELAVAMVLLAAFLDGIDGRVARLMKATSKFGGQMDSLADIVNFGVAPALVVYVFALDQARSLGWIAALIYAIAAGLRLARFNVMAERENKASWQSEYFVGVPAPAGAMLVLLPVYLGFLGLATDRTFAYLSSIYTVAIAFLLISRLPVWSGKSEGNKLRRDLVLPMMLGVVLYVALLMSYTWEVMVFTVAAYLVSLPFGARKWQRKYGTLTIEEPGVGDDDIGRHI
- a CDS encoding phosphatidylserine decarboxylase, whose protein sequence is MSLFNTVRNTIVPVHKEGYPFVAAFFVASLVLGWIFEPLFWIGMIFTLWCAYFFRDPERVTPQDDDLVISPADGRVSAIQMVTPPAELDLGSEPMLRISVFMNVFNCHVNRAPMRGRIVSINYRSGSFVNAELDKASEDNERNGLVIETRHGQIGVVQIAGLVARRILCWANTNEPLDAGERFGLIRFGSRLDVFLPAGAAPRVSLGQTAIAGETVIAEFASAKGPVISRRS
- a CDS encoding ABCB family ABC transporter ATP-binding protein/permease, whose product is MANGKTVSESHLLQTLFNLWPYMWPAGRTDLKMRVVWASVYLLISKFVLLLVPYFFKWSTDALNGKIDLVGAVPPLLAGAIALVIAYNVTRLIQLGLNQLRDALFASVGQHAVRQLAYKTFVHMHELSLRFHLERKTGGLSRIIERGTKGIETIVRFTILNSVPTVIEFLLTAVIFWWGYGFSYLAITAFTVWAYIWFTIRASDWRIAIRRSMNDSDTDANTKAIDSLLNFETVKYFGNEEMEAKRFDKSMERYEKAATDVWTSLGWLNFGQGVIFGIGTTIMLVLSALAVQRGEQTIGDFVFVNSMLLQLSVPLNFIGFVYREIRQGLTDIEQMFDLLEVKAEVKDAPDATELSIGKGAISFKDVHFAYDQARPILKGISFDVPAGKTVAVVGPSGAGKSTLSRLLYRFYDIQSGTITIDGQDIRTVTQKSLRSVIGMVPQDTVLFNDTVAYNIRYGRTSASDSEVFAAAEVAQIAHFIEALPEGFDTKVGERGLKLSGGEKQRVAIARTILKAPPILILDEATSALDTTTEREIQTALDVVSKNRTTLVIAHRLSTVIGADEIIVLKSGEIAERGTHAALLERNGLYASMWNRQREATQAEEHLKQVRESDEMGVVTRLAPAG